Proteins encoded in a region of the Triticum dicoccoides isolate Atlit2015 ecotype Zavitan chromosome 3A, WEW_v2.0, whole genome shotgun sequence genome:
- the LOC119270009 gene encoding histone deacetylase HDT1-like: MTENHRFWGVVVKPGETVKCDPGDSHYHISTIALEPGKAEEDVQVFVKIDDTRIMLGTLSVDNHPHVLADLVFKEEFELFHSSMTSNISFMGYKFDIIKRFHSCTKQGADSDEEVPLAIPLDINTDGYKNNEATHGANNLLIAPRPADAPSSIPKAKVEETNSPGKQKGDDKDKTGMQNSSDGLDNESSDQDVDYPRKRTKDDYNPMETPLNTPQGKRAKIATPTTGNKTGYVHVATPHPAAKQARKPGDHVHVATPHPAAKQAGKSGDHVRVATPHPAAKQARKSGDHVHVATPHPAAKQARKSGDHVHVATPHPAAKQARKSGDHVHVATPHPAAKHARKTPENNDDKSKQSAGHICNSCNRTFSSLKGLGDHSRAKHGDAK, translated from the exons ATGACGGAGAACCACCGCTTCTGGG GAGTTGTCGTCAAGCCTGGAGAGACAGTGAAGTGTGACCCAGGAGATTCACATTATCACATTTCGACG ATAGCATTGGAGCCTGGCAAGGCAGAAGAGGATGTGCAAGTTTTTGTCAAAATTGACGATACAAGGATTATGCTTGGCACACTTTCagttgataatcatcctcatgttttaGCTGATCTGGTGTTCAAAGAGGAGTTTGAGCTGTTCCACTCCTCAATGACCAGCAACATCAGCTTTATGGGCTACAAATTTGATATTATCAAAAG ATTTCACTCATGTACTAAACAAG GTGCTGATTCTGATGAGGAGGTTCCATTGGCTATTCCACTAGACATCAATACAGACG GTTACAAAAACAATGAAGCTACACATGGTGCCAATAATCTTCTTATTGCACCAAGGCCTGCTGATGCTCCATCCTCTATACCAAAGGCTAAAGTTGAGGAAACAAATAGTCCTGGAAAGCAAAAAGGAGATGATAAG GATAAGACTGGTATGCAGAATTCCAGTGATGGCCTTGATAATGAGAGTTCTGATCAAGATGTGGATTATCCTCGAAAG AGAACAAAGGACGATTATAATCCAATGGAAACACCTCTGAATACACCCCAGGGGAAGAGGGCAAAGATAGCAACACCAACTACGGGCAACAAAACTG GCTATGTCCATGTCGCGACCCCTCATCCAGCAGCAAAACAGGCCCGTAAGCCAGGTGACCATGTCCACGTTGCGACCCCCCATCCGGCAGCAAAACAAGCTGGTAAGTCAGGTGACCATGTCCGCGTTGCGACCCCTCATCCGGCAGCAAAACAGGCTCGTAAGTCAG GTGACCATGTCCACGTCGCGACCCCTCATCCAGCAGCAAAACAGGCTCGTAAGTCAGGTGACCACGTCCACGTTGCGACCCCTCATCCAGCAGCAAAACAGGCTCGTAAGTCAGGTGACCACGTCCACGTCGCGACCCCTCATCCAGCAGCAAAACATGCAAGGAAGACGCCTGAAAACAACGACGACAAGTCTAAGCAATCCGCTGGCCACATTTGCAACTCATGCAACAG GACTTTCAGCTCCTTGAAGGGTCTTGGAGATCATTCCAGGGCGAAGCATGGCGACGCCAAGTAA